From Magnolia sinica isolate HGM2019 chromosome 13, MsV1, whole genome shotgun sequence, one genomic window encodes:
- the LOC131222797 gene encoding uncharacterized protein LOC131222797, giving the protein MITESLPSIWATMLSWFTPTVLFVLINIVIGTIVFSTSKHQNKEHRPLNRTSSIFNLYRQNTQEIFPPLTAAHQQPIESVDYAPTENQNIVTRQLSRTSSIFESLRSFNLYRQNTQEIIPPLTSAQQQPSETVDHAPTETQKKVIRQISRSSSIFESLRSFNLYSQKSQEEKAPVTTDQHQPIETVENIDHEYLRRSQSDNHPTGGERQEMVGQQMKKAASAKWGFEHTEVEGGAQRPATMRERRIVRQEDEEVDARADDFINKFKQQLKLQRLDSLRRFQEMLSRGK; this is encoded by the coding sequence ATGATCACGGAATCTCTGCCGTCCATCTGGGCTACCATGCTGAGCTGGTTCACCCCCACCGTACTTTTCGTCCTGATCAACATTGTCATTGGCACCATCGTCTTCTCCACCTCCAAACACCAAAACAAAGAACATCGTCCGCTCAACCGCACCTCTTCCATCTTCAATCTCTACCGTCAAAACACCCAAGAGATATTCCCCCCTCTGACCGCAGCTCACCAACAACCCATCGAAAGTGTTGATTATGCTCCTACCGAAAACCAAAATATAGTCACCCGCCAGCTAAGCCGCACCTCTTCCATCTTCGAAAGCCTCAGATCCTTCAATCTCTACCGTCAAAACACCCAAGAGATAATTCCCCCACTGACCTCAGCCCAACAACAACCCAGCGAAACCGTTGATCATGCTCCTACTGAAACCCAAAAGAAAGTCATACGCCAGATCAGCCGGAGTTCTTCCATCTTCGAAAGCCTCAGATCCTTCAATCTGTACAGTCAAAAGAGCCAAGAGGAGAAGGCTCCTGTGACCACAGACCAACATCAACCCATCGAGACCGTTGAAAACATTGATCATGAATATTTAAGGAGGAGCCAGTCTGATAACCATCCAACGGGTGGGGAGAGACAAGAGATGGTGGGCCAGCAGATGAAGAAGGCAGCGAGCGCCAAGTGGGGATTTGAGCATACAGAAGTGGAAGGTGGGGCCCAGCGACCAGCGACAATGAGGGAGAGGAGGATAGTGAGACAGGAGGATGAAGAGGTGGATGCAAGGGCTGATGATTTCATAAACAAGTTTAAGCAGCAGCTGAAATTACAACGCTTGGATTCCTTGCGCAGGTTTCAGGAGATGCTCAGCAGAGgcaaatga